The nucleotide window AAACGAATCCAGTAATCACCGCCGAAAATCTCCATCCGATAATCCGTAATGATAAGATCCACCGGGTGATCCAGCAGTTGACGAATTGCGCCAACCCCTTCTGATGCTACCAGAACCGTATATCCCTTGTGCTTCAAAAAGTCTCTCAGGGAAAGGCGGACCGCATCATCATCTTCTACCAAGAGGATAGTAAAATGATGACTCATAGCATAACTCCCGCCTGGGTCGCAAAGGTCTTTATGGTTTTACAGATTTTTTCAAAATCCAGGGGCTTGGCAAAAAAAGCATCGGCCCCATCCTGTAAGATGGTGATCTCTTCTTCCGGGATATCGAGTCCCGTAATGGCGATAACAAAGGGCTTACCAAAATTAGGATCCTCTTTTATCTTCTTACAAAGCCGGTGCCCATCAATACCGGGCAGATCAATATCCAGAAACACATAACCGGGGCGATTTTCCGCAATAATGGAACCCGCCTCAAACCCATCATAGGCCTGAAGAACCCGGAAGGAAGGTAAACGTTTTTCTATATAGCGCTTCAACAAATTATTTATATCCCTATCATCATCCACAATTAACACCGTATTCCACTGCACATCATCATTTAAAAGATTAACAAGTTCATCAGGGATTTTCATCCCCCGTTCATCAAGAAAACGCAAGAGATCTTCCGCATATACCCGATACTGGCCTCCGGGGGTAGTAAACCCCTTGAGGTACCCATTTTTTATCCAGTTTATGGCGGTCTGGTTGACCACTCCACAAATTTTCGCCACCTCTAGCGCAGAAAATATTCGGAGTTTGTTTTCGGTCTTTCCCATATACCGTCCCTTATGTCGTACGCCAGGCCGTAAAATTTATCCAAAACGATTTCTGCGAGGCTGAATCATTTTTTCATGCTCCGCGAGACCTGAGAAAAGTATATCATACAGATGTTTTTTGTAAAAGTCCAGCCAGAGAATTTTTTATAGATTTCCCTTTTCGCTCTTCTGAAGTAAATATTCTGTCACAAGGTCCTTTCTGAATCCTGCTTGCATAAGAGACTGTTTCAACTTCGAGGAAGGAAAATCAGCTATTCCCTTTTTTTGCACAAAACGAAGCAACATTTCCCGTTCTTGCAACGGAGACACCCTGCTGTGGTACACCTGTCTGGCCAGGGCAAGCTCTATACCCCTCGCTACAAGGGCCCGTAACAGCTGCCGGGGAGTATACAGTCCCCTTCCCAAACGATAGGATATATATGAGGCGGCATACCGTTCATCATCTACAAGGCCTTTATTTTCCAGAAACTGGATTACCCGACTAATCTGATCCCGATCATGACCTTTCTTATGTAACTTTTGAAAAAGCCCCTTCTTTGTCTGTTCTGCTCGGGAAATATACCGAAGGGCCTCCCGTTCAATCCGGTAACAGGATGAA belongs to Treponema sp. J25 and includes:
- a CDS encoding response regulator; amino-acid sequence: MGKTENKLRIFSALEVAKICGVVNQTAINWIKNGYLKGFTTPGGQYRVYAEDLLRFLDERGMKIPDELVNLLNDDVQWNTVLIVDDDRDINNLLKRYIEKRLPSFRVLQAYDGFEAGSIIAENRPGYVFLDIDLPGIDGHRLCKKIKEDPNFGKPFVIAITGLDIPEEEITILQDGADAFFAKPLDFEKICKTIKTFATQAGVML
- a CDS encoding response regulator — protein: MSHHFTILLVEDDDAVRLSLRDFLKHKGYTVLVASEGVGAIRQLLDHPVDLIITDYRMEIFGGDYWIRFLEKFLPSMAVLVTSGFLQPEFPVSYPVIYKPFDYHEIVQKIEEIRRKKEDRHDGRLP
- a CDS encoding regulatory protein RecX, which gives rise to METEEVLQIQGISPKAGVYQIRLSEGTSFLVRPEYAKGSIDFSRLTEGSLIGASEKEALLFASSCYRIEREALRYISRAEQTKKGLFQKLHKKGHDRDQISRVIQFLENKGLVDDERYAASYISYRLGRGLYTPRQLLRALVARGIELALARQVYHSRVSPLQEREMLLRFVQKKGIADFPSSKLKQSLMQAGFRKDLVTEYLLQKSEKGNL